The Oncorhynchus nerka isolate Pitt River linkage group LG24, Oner_Uvic_2.0, whole genome shotgun sequence genome has a window encoding:
- the LOC115129286 gene encoding uncharacterized protein LOC115129286 isoform X1 — MLVLCVISVLSLLSVGLAAPLSCEDLLRPLKMNSTNHILGKWIFIAESTEVPGGREYAAKEWITGWLQISPGLQNNTVKELQMINIGGKCISMTSEMTMENNMENNTFTSTGPLLYSLTYLNTCPDCLLVQQKLSLVSKYSTLYIFSKRKELTSAELEVFKKQVDCLNLPPAVFTNPQKDSCPDPTQDNSKTLDLAKVIELLSDKIDLQKTLEEMISKLQLASNKAD; from the exons ATGTTGGTCCTGTGTGTCATCTCTGTCCTCAGCCTTCTCTCAGTGGGACTGGCAGCTCCTCTGTCCTGTGAGGATCTACTGAGACCCCTAAAGATGAACAGCACGAACCAT ATTTTGGGTAAGTGGATTTTTATCGCGGAGAGCACTGAGGTCCCTGGTGGCAGGGAGTATGCTGCAAAAGAATGGATCACAGGCTGGCTTCAGATCTCTCCTGGGCTCCAGAACAACACTGTCAAAGAATTACAGATGATAAACAT TGGAGGCAAATGCATTAGCATGACCAGTGAAATGACCATGGAAAACAACATGGAGAACAACACATTTACCTCAA CGGGACCTTTGCTCTATTCCCTGACCTACCTGAATACCTGCCCTGACTGCCTCCTTGTCCAACAGAAGTTGTCATTGGTTAGCAAATACAGCACTCTGTATATCTTCA GTAAGAGAAAGGAGCTGACCTCTGCTGAACTGGAAGTGTTTAAGAAACAGGTGGACTGTCTCAATTTGCCACCAGCTGTGTTCACAAACCCACAGAAAG ATTCCTGTCCAGATCCGACACAGGACAACAGCAAAACACTGGACCTTGCGAAAGTGATCGAATTGCTAAGTGACAAGATTGATCTTCAGAAGACTTTAGAAGAGATGATAAGTAAATTACAACTAGCGAGTAATAAAGCCGATTAA
- the LOC115129286 gene encoding uncharacterized protein LOC115129286 isoform X2: MMNSTNHILGKWIFIAESTEVPGGREYAAKEWITGWLQISPGLQNNTVKELQMINIGGKCISMTSEMTMENNMENNTFTSTGPLLYSLTYLNTCPDCLLVQQKLSLVSKYSTLYIFSKRKELTSAELEVFKKQVDCLNLPPAVFTNPQKDSCPDPTQDNSKTLDLAKVIELLSDKIDLQKTLEEMISKLQLASNKAD; this comes from the exons ATGATGAACAGCACGAACCAT ATTTTGGGTAAGTGGATTTTTATCGCGGAGAGCACTGAGGTCCCTGGTGGCAGGGAGTATGCTGCAAAAGAATGGATCACAGGCTGGCTTCAGATCTCTCCTGGGCTCCAGAACAACACTGTCAAAGAATTACAGATGATAAACAT TGGAGGCAAATGCATTAGCATGACCAGTGAAATGACCATGGAAAACAACATGGAGAACAACACATTTACCTCAA CGGGACCTTTGCTCTATTCCCTGACCTACCTGAATACCTGCCCTGACTGCCTCCTTGTCCAACAGAAGTTGTCATTGGTTAGCAAATACAGCACTCTGTATATCTTCA GTAAGAGAAAGGAGCTGACCTCTGCTGAACTGGAAGTGTTTAAGAAACAGGTGGACTGTCTCAATTTGCCACCAGCTGTGTTCACAAACCCACAGAAAG ATTCCTGTCCAGATCCGACACAGGACAACAGCAAAACACTGGACCTTGCGAAAGTGATCGAATTGCTAAGTGACAAGATTGATCTTCAGAAGACTTTAGAAGAGATGATAAGTAAATTACAACTAGCGAGTAATAAAGCCGATTAA